The following are encoded together in the uncultured Sphaerochaeta sp. genome:
- the otnK gene encoding 3-oxo-tetronate kinase — protein sequence MKLGVIADDFTGAVDIAGFLVSGGMRTLMCAKPVATGQLPETDAIVMSLKIRSIPSSDAVAGALSALAFLQEAGCDRFYYKYCSTFDSTEKGNIGPISDALRDALGLSSTLICPALPVNGRTVYHGYLFVGDQLLSDSPMRHHPLNPMRMSKLADLLAMQSSSTNGHVYYDVVKEGVAAVKKRIDVLEEDEVNNIIVDVINDGDLDTIAKATDDMLLVTGGSGLAQGIAAVRAESLGERGTANPAFLPRKTMSVVIAGSCSAMMQKQVAYYKEKAASLSIDEQACVDDPSYPETLAQWVLAHQGNTLAPMVFATRSPEELQLNRERFKGVALAGIIEQVFGKMTAILAREGVETFIVGGGETSGVVASTLGVDAYLIGKQIDPGVSWVQSLDKKYQLVLKSGNFGSESFLEKAQECYDE from the coding sequence ATGAAACTAGGAGTTATAGCAGACGATTTTACCGGAGCCGTGGATATCGCCGGCTTCTTGGTATCTGGAGGCATGAGAACACTCATGTGTGCCAAGCCTGTTGCTACAGGGCAACTTCCCGAGACTGATGCGATTGTCATGAGCCTGAAGATCAGGAGCATTCCCTCCTCTGATGCAGTAGCAGGCGCTCTCTCAGCACTTGCTTTCCTACAGGAAGCAGGTTGTGATCGATTTTACTACAAATATTGCTCCACGTTTGATTCAACCGAGAAAGGAAACATCGGTCCCATCAGCGATGCGCTCAGGGATGCTCTTGGACTATCCAGTACACTTATCTGTCCTGCGCTTCCAGTCAATGGAAGAACTGTGTATCACGGATACCTGTTTGTTGGTGACCAACTGCTCAGTGACTCACCAATGCGTCACCATCCTCTCAATCCAATGAGGATGTCGAAACTTGCCGATCTGCTTGCAATGCAGAGTTCATCTACCAATGGCCATGTGTATTATGACGTTGTAAAAGAAGGGGTTGCCGCAGTAAAGAAACGTATTGATGTCCTCGAAGAGGATGAGGTGAACAACATCATCGTTGATGTGATCAACGATGGGGACCTGGATACGATTGCCAAGGCAACCGATGATATGCTTCTTGTAACCGGAGGCTCTGGACTTGCCCAGGGTATTGCTGCCGTCAGAGCTGAATCCCTTGGAGAGAGAGGTACCGCGAATCCGGCTTTCCTTCCCAGAAAGACCATGTCAGTAGTCATTGCTGGTTCCTGTTCAGCAATGATGCAGAAGCAAGTTGCTTACTATAAAGAGAAGGCAGCGAGCCTCAGTATTGATGAGCAAGCTTGTGTAGACGACCCTAGCTATCCTGAGACGCTTGCACAGTGGGTACTCGCCCACCAGGGAAACACCCTTGCTCCCATGGTCTTTGCTACCCGCTCACCAGAGGAACTGCAGCTTAACAGAGAGCGGTTCAAGGGAGTGGCGTTGGCAGGAATCATCGAGCAGGTTTTTGGGAAGATGACAGCCATCTTAGCACGGGAAGGGGTCGAGACTTTTATCGTTGGAGGGGGCGAGACGAGCGGGGTGGTTGCTTCTACCTTGGGGGTTGATGCCTACCTGATTGGGAAGCAGATAGACCCAGGGGTTTCGTGGGTACAGTCCCTGGACAAGAAATACCAGCTTGTCTTGAAGAGCGGGAACTTTGGTTCTGAATCCTTTCTAGAGAAAGCCCAGGAGTGTTATGATGAATGA
- a CDS encoding sulfite exporter TauE/SafE family protein, whose protein sequence is MEILLVILTFAATVVGAISGIGGGVIIKPAMDALVNYPIATISFLSGNTVLAMTAVSLLRSRKDAISVDQVVGTPLAIGGAIGGIVGKVIFSWIKTATGNNALIGMVQNIIMVVLTASVFIYVLKKARIHTLQVTNKGAAGLLGLVLGVFSSFLGIGGGPINIMFLSYFFSMDSKHAALNSLYIIFFSQVANFITNVIQGTFPDFNILLLVSMMVTGILGAMTGRSLTKRLGNEQVDRLFMGVMLLIVLLSAFNVWKFASL, encoded by the coding sequence GTGGAAATCTTACTTGTAATACTGACATTCGCAGCAACGGTTGTAGGCGCTATCAGTGGGATTGGTGGTGGGGTGATTATCAAGCCAGCGATGGATGCTTTGGTTAATTATCCAATCGCTACGATCAGCTTCCTCAGTGGGAATACCGTCCTCGCGATGACAGCGGTATCCTTGCTTCGTAGTAGGAAGGATGCTATTTCTGTCGACCAGGTGGTGGGAACCCCTCTGGCCATCGGTGGCGCTATAGGTGGGATCGTCGGCAAGGTGATCTTCTCCTGGATCAAGACAGCGACAGGGAACAATGCTCTGATCGGGATGGTGCAAAACATCATCATGGTTGTACTGACCGCCTCTGTATTTATCTATGTACTGAAAAAAGCAAGGATTCATACCCTGCAGGTAACCAATAAGGGAGCAGCAGGATTGCTTGGATTGGTGTTAGGGGTATTCTCATCCTTCCTGGGAATCGGAGGAGGACCAATCAATATCATGTTTCTGTCCTATTTCTTTTCGATGGACAGCAAGCATGCTGCACTGAACAGTCTCTACATCATCTTTTTTAGCCAGGTTGCAAATTTTATCACCAATGTCATCCAAGGGACATTCCCAGATTTCAACATACTGTTGCTTGTGAGTATGATGGTCACTGGTATCTTGGGGGCAATGACAGGTAGATCTTTAACAAAGCGTCTTGGCAATGAGCAGGTTGACCGGCTGTTCATGGGCGTAATGCTCCTGATTGTTCTCCTCTCTGCGTTCAATGTCTGGAAGTTTGCCTCACTGTAG
- a CDS encoding SPASM domain-containing protein, whose amino-acid sequence MDTRRAHLTMMIKPASAACNLRCDYCFYFDEADSRVEGIRSMMSHAVADAIILKSLEAAKHCSFVFQGGEPSLAGLPFFEYFVRKVAASKKEDSLVTYAFQTNGMLLDEKWARFFKEHDFLVGVSLDGPPRLNDLHRKDGKGGKSGRKVMRGISQLQREGVQFNILSVVTNELAQNIGMAYPYFVEHGLVYQQYIPCMDMLDGEKRFLSAAAYGQFLKDLFDLWFASYQAKRPVSVRFFDNLVGMIAGYPPEACDMAGVCSIQYVAESNGDIYPCDFYCLDSHRLGNITEDEIVSLDARRSAIWFIEDSPNSIDDCASCQWKPLCRGGCKRYRSEDGYRFCSSMKSFFPYAINRLEMIANTLKSKT is encoded by the coding sequence ATGGATACACGCCGAGCCCACCTTACCATGATGATCAAGCCAGCCTCAGCTGCGTGCAATCTTCGCTGTGATTACTGCTTTTATTTTGATGAGGCAGATAGCCGAGTCGAGGGTATCCGATCCATGATGAGTCATGCTGTTGCAGATGCAATCATTCTAAAGAGCTTGGAGGCTGCAAAGCACTGTTCCTTCGTATTTCAGGGTGGAGAACCCTCTCTTGCAGGGCTTCCATTCTTTGAATACTTTGTGCGTAAAGTTGCTGCAAGCAAGAAGGAAGACTCCCTGGTGACCTATGCCTTCCAGACCAACGGAATGTTGCTTGATGAAAAGTGGGCAAGGTTTTTTAAAGAACATGATTTCTTGGTAGGAGTCTCTCTCGATGGTCCCCCACGGCTTAACGACCTGCACCGGAAGGACGGGAAGGGTGGGAAGAGTGGACGAAAGGTGATGCGGGGTATTTCTCAACTCCAAAGGGAAGGCGTGCAATTCAATATTCTCAGTGTAGTCACCAATGAATTAGCCCAGAATATTGGTATGGCCTATCCCTATTTTGTGGAACATGGACTTGTCTACCAACAGTACATACCGTGCATGGATATGCTTGACGGAGAGAAACGTTTTCTCTCTGCTGCCGCTTATGGACAGTTCCTGAAGGATCTCTTTGATCTCTGGTTCGCTTCCTACCAAGCGAAGAGGCCTGTCTCAGTCAGGTTTTTTGATAACCTTGTTGGGATGATAGCCGGTTATCCCCCTGAAGCGTGCGATATGGCGGGGGTATGTTCTATCCAGTATGTGGCAGAGAGCAATGGAGACATATATCCCTGTGATTTCTACTGCCTCGATTCGCATCGTCTCGGTAATATCACTGAAGATGAAATTGTATCGCTTGATGCAAGACGAAGCGCCATATGGTTCATTGAAGACTCTCCCAATTCCATTGATGATTGTGCTTCCTGTCAATGGAAGCCTCTTTGCAGAGGTGGCTGTAAACGGTATCGCAGTGAAGACGGGTACCGGTTCTGCAGTTCTATGAAATCATTCTTTCCCTATGCGATTAATCGTCTAGAAATGATTGCCAATACTTTGAAATCTAAAACATAA
- a CDS encoding GntR family transcriptional regulator codes for MIVRDALQTFRKYEVIEQYIHTLIDQKQFTEDVRLPSEHFLCKKFGVSRETVRTAFSHLKEREIIYTKKGSGTYVNKKAFLREQMQMEHGKIKIGAIIQGQDYHANKNLIRGIKDALQKESVELRIFYTDNKLANERKCLLSCSTGFHGLIVDGVKASILNPNLDCYSALYDKDIPVIFYNNYYVDAQFPRVTIADSQCADELVKRLTDAGHRHIAGVFVYDNYQGIEKYKGYVRALQKYGASYDDAYVKWVISDDAYDTKEFHKILWKFLKALPKCTAIVCCNFMILRVVLDLLQKQGKEVPFDYSVVAFDYSDTDWTDSGITASVHPGYEMGFEVGKRIFRMITDNEYKIHDYSYTFKPTIYDGWSIRNLRET; via the coding sequence ATGATTGTACGAGATGCCCTTCAGACGTTTAGAAAATATGAGGTAATAGAGCAATATATCCATACGCTTATTGACCAGAAGCAGTTTACTGAGGATGTCCGCCTTCCCTCTGAACACTTCCTCTGCAAGAAATTCGGAGTAAGTCGAGAAACGGTGAGAACGGCATTCTCACATTTGAAAGAACGTGAGATTATCTACACAAAGAAGGGAAGTGGAACCTATGTAAATAAGAAGGCGTTTCTGCGGGAGCAAATGCAGATGGAGCATGGAAAGATCAAGATTGGTGCAATAATCCAAGGCCAGGACTATCATGCCAACAAGAACCTTATACGAGGGATCAAGGATGCACTGCAGAAAGAGTCTGTGGAGCTAAGGATATTCTACACAGATAACAAGCTTGCCAACGAACGCAAGTGCCTTCTCTCCTGTTCGACCGGTTTTCATGGCCTCATCGTGGATGGGGTGAAAGCCAGTATTCTAAACCCTAATCTCGACTGTTATTCAGCTCTTTATGATAAGGATATCCCGGTTATTTTCTACAACAACTACTATGTTGATGCACAATTTCCCAGGGTGACAATTGCCGATAGCCAATGCGCCGACGAGCTTGTGAAACGCTTGACCGATGCCGGTCATCGACATATCGCAGGTGTATTTGTGTATGACAACTATCAGGGTATTGAGAAGTACAAGGGATATGTACGTGCACTGCAGAAATATGGGGCAAGCTATGATGATGCCTATGTGAAGTGGGTCATTTCGGATGATGCGTATGACACGAAGGAGTTTCATAAGATCCTATGGAAGTTTCTTAAGGCATTGCCGAAGTGTACAGCAATTGTCTGTTGTAATTTTATGATACTGAGAGTAGTTTTGGACTTACTCCAAAAGCAGGGGAAAGAAGTTCCCTTTGACTATTCAGTGGTTGCCTTTGACTACTCTGATACCGATTGGACTGACAGCGGTATTACAGCTTCTGTTCATCCTGGATATGAGATGGGATTTGAGGTAGGGAAGCGAATCTTCAGGATGATTACAGATAATGAATACAAAATTCATGACTACTCATACACATTCAAGCCTACAATTTATGATGGATGGTCTATTCGAAATCTTAGGGAAACATAG
- a CDS encoding sulfatase-like hydrolase/transferase, translating into MKKPNIVFYFSDQQRYDTCGCYGQDLPITPHLDDLAKEGVQFEYAFSPQPVCGPCRAIFQTGLYATTTGCFRNSKALPKGIKTLAHYLQDNGYETAYVGKWHLASEGEMEQIPSQDYQKTAIPPEFRGGYNGFWRVSDVLEFTSDGFGGYVFDEHMNRCEFNGYRADCMADYALEFLDGYDTDKPFFLTVSQIEPHHQNDAHHYQGPKGSKEKYKEYVLPEDLKALGGGDALQEYPDYLGACAKVDENLGRLIKKLKEMGVYENTYIIFTSDHGSHFRTRNRDNHLNGFDDYKRTAHDAALRVPLVIRGGRYVGGKVIEELVSTGSIAKTILSMAGIEVGDAMIGEDLATIVDGDTSERINEVYAQISESRVGRAIRTDRYLYSIYAPNRNGGLYPSSDYYVDDCMYDLSKDPHQMMNIVNDQVYLYAKLELRKRLKAWILESEQKEVTIEDDCTRCPSDV; encoded by the coding sequence ATGAAGAAACCCAATATTGTGTTTTATTTCTCAGACCAGCAGCGTTATGATACCTGTGGCTGCTATGGGCAGGATCTACCAATTACCCCTCATCTGGATGATCTGGCAAAAGAAGGAGTTCAATTTGAGTATGCGTTCTCTCCTCAGCCTGTTTGTGGACCCTGCAGGGCAATATTCCAGACTGGATTATATGCAACAACAACCGGTTGTTTTCGTAACAGCAAGGCTCTTCCTAAGGGCATAAAAACCCTTGCACATTATTTACAAGACAACGGCTACGAAACAGCCTATGTCGGTAAGTGGCATCTGGCTTCAGAAGGTGAGATGGAGCAAATACCATCACAGGACTACCAGAAAACGGCCATTCCCCCTGAGTTTCGCGGAGGCTATAATGGTTTCTGGAGAGTGAGCGATGTCCTAGAGTTTACTTCTGATGGATTTGGCGGATATGTATTTGATGAGCATATGAATCGCTGTGAATTCAATGGTTATCGTGCTGATTGCATGGCAGATTATGCCTTGGAATTCCTCGACGGATATGATACTGACAAACCATTCTTCTTGACCGTTTCACAGATAGAACCTCATCATCAGAACGATGCACATCACTATCAAGGTCCCAAGGGATCCAAGGAGAAATACAAGGAGTATGTACTTCCTGAGGATCTGAAGGCACTCGGTGGGGGGGATGCACTCCAGGAATATCCCGACTATCTTGGTGCTTGCGCAAAAGTTGATGAGAACCTTGGGCGACTGATTAAGAAGCTTAAAGAAATGGGAGTCTATGAGAATACCTACATCATCTTCACCTCTGACCATGGTTCACATTTTAGAACGAGAAACCGTGATAATCATCTCAATGGTTTTGATGATTACAAACGTACCGCACATGATGCTGCCCTGAGAGTGCCATTGGTAATTCGTGGAGGTAGGTATGTAGGAGGGAAGGTAATCGAGGAATTGGTAAGTACAGGAAGTATTGCCAAGACAATTCTCTCCATGGCTGGAATTGAGGTAGGGGATGCCATGATTGGTGAAGATCTTGCGACAATCGTGGACGGAGACACCTCAGAGCGAATAAATGAAGTATATGCGCAGATATCAGAGAGCAGGGTAGGGCGTGCAATCCGAACTGATCGGTATCTGTATTCCATCTATGCTCCGAATCGCAATGGAGGCTTGTACCCTTCCAGTGATTACTATGTTGATGATTGCATGTATGATCTCTCCAAGGATCCCCACCAAATGATGAATATTGTCAATGATCAGGTGTATCTTTATGCTAAACTGGAATTGAGAAAGCGGCTCAAAGCATGGATTCTCGAAAGCGAACAGAAGGAAGTAACCATAGAAGATGATTGTACGAGATGCCCTTCAGACGTTTAG
- a CDS encoding tripartite tricarboxylate transporter permease, producing the protein MDLFLSGLQQLFSLSSFLFMNVGLLLGLVFGAIPGLTVILCIVLFLPFTYTMGPIDSFMFLLGIYCAGGYGGSISAILINTPGTPHATATMADGYALTRQGKSKKALNVALQASTFGGVASAITLLFFAPQVAKFAQKMGTPEYFLVCLFGLTVIAGVSGDSLVKGMISGAVGLFISTIGLDPMTGSTRFIFKNINLYSGFDLVICLIGLFALSEVLAKSKKSNQITLSSLEEVKQEKGHITAKEYKRMAFPAFFSAIVGIIIGIIPGTGASMASFVSYDRVRQMSKRKKEFGNGSIEGITAAETANNAVTGATLIPLLTMGIPGDGVAAIMLGALMINGLTPGPNLFVKHGSTMYAIMIGLIFVNLFMFLQGKTLTKYFARVVSIPVSILTPIIVIFCFAGAFSVNNSLFDVKVTLAFAVLAYVFSKLGFSTIPVLLGLVLGAITEENFRRSLILSDGSWSIFVQSPISIAFITVIALTVFLIVFSKIRGNNRSV; encoded by the coding sequence ATGGATTTATTCCTAAGTGGATTGCAACAATTATTTTCGCTTTCAAGTTTCCTGTTCATGAATGTCGGACTGCTCTTAGGCTTGGTATTCGGTGCAATACCTGGGCTGACTGTAATTCTCTGTATCGTCTTATTCCTTCCCTTCACCTATACCATGGGCCCGATCGATTCTTTCATGTTTCTCTTGGGCATCTACTGTGCTGGAGGGTATGGAGGATCGATCTCTGCCATTCTAATCAATACACCAGGAACTCCACACGCAACTGCCACCATGGCAGACGGATATGCACTTACCAGACAAGGAAAGAGCAAGAAAGCATTGAATGTTGCACTGCAGGCATCAACCTTTGGTGGTGTGGCAAGTGCCATTACCTTGCTGTTCTTTGCTCCTCAGGTAGCAAAATTTGCCCAGAAAATGGGTACGCCTGAATACTTTCTCGTCTGTCTTTTTGGACTCACTGTTATTGCTGGGGTCTCTGGAGATTCCTTAGTGAAGGGAATGATCTCAGGAGCTGTAGGATTGTTCATTTCCACTATTGGTCTTGATCCAATGACCGGTAGCACCCGATTTATTTTCAAGAACATTAATCTCTACTCTGGATTTGACTTAGTAATTTGTCTGATAGGTCTCTTCGCTCTTAGCGAGGTTCTAGCAAAAAGCAAGAAGAGCAATCAGATAACGTTATCCAGCTTAGAGGAAGTCAAACAGGAAAAAGGCCATATCACTGCAAAGGAGTACAAACGGATGGCATTCCCAGCCTTCTTCTCTGCAATAGTAGGCATCATCATCGGTATCATCCCCGGAACTGGCGCCTCTATGGCTTCGTTTGTGAGCTATGACCGGGTGAGACAGATGAGCAAGCGTAAGAAAGAATTTGGCAATGGTTCAATCGAAGGTATCACTGCTGCAGAGACTGCAAACAACGCGGTCACCGGTGCTACTTTGATTCCTCTTCTTACCATGGGAATCCCTGGAGATGGGGTTGCCGCAATCATGCTTGGTGCCTTGATGATCAATGGATTGACTCCGGGACCTAATCTCTTTGTCAAACATGGATCAACGATGTATGCAATTATGATTGGCCTCATTTTTGTTAATCTCTTCATGTTCCTACAAGGGAAGACCTTGACCAAATACTTTGCTAGAGTTGTTTCGATACCAGTTTCTATATTAACTCCGATCATCGTAATTTTCTGTTTCGCGGGGGCCTTCTCGGTGAACAATTCACTCTTCGACGTGAAAGTTACGTTGGCCTTCGCCGTTCTTGCCTATGTGTTCTCAAAACTGGGTTTTTCAACCATTCCCGTACTACTTGGGCTCGTTTTGGGAGCTATTACAGAGGAGAACTTCAGACGTTCACTGATTCTCTCTGATGGGAGTTGGTCGATCTTTGTACAATCCCCCATCTCCATCGCATTTATCACCGTCATCGCTTTGACGGTATTCCTGATAGTGTTCTCTAAGATTCGTGGAAATAACAGGAGCGTTTAA
- a CDS encoding tripartite tricarboxylate transporter TctB family protein produces MIRLRQLMQSIDACFTHLGEKLEGKQMRFYPSLVGPILFLLMGIAGFLIMPFQVKKQEGMATTARTFPSLLLWVIVGGAILLLLQEIAKIIRKQPIQVVYLDLLTEIKAVVILALLVLYALLIPVLGFIITSILFGIGMLVFFRIRKWNYYVIVTIAALSIGLLFQVVLNVRLP; encoded by the coding sequence ATGATAAGACTAAGACAGCTGATGCAATCAATTGATGCTTGTTTTACCCACCTGGGCGAAAAGCTTGAGGGGAAGCAAATGCGATTCTATCCGTCGCTTGTTGGCCCCATATTATTCTTGCTAATGGGAATTGCAGGGTTTCTCATTATGCCATTCCAGGTAAAGAAGCAGGAAGGAATGGCCACAACAGCAAGAACATTCCCTTCACTCCTGCTTTGGGTGATTGTTGGAGGGGCAATTCTTTTGTTATTACAGGAAATTGCCAAGATTATTAGGAAGCAACCAATCCAGGTTGTCTACCTTGACCTTCTTACTGAGATCAAGGCAGTTGTCATATTGGCACTTTTGGTGCTCTATGCGCTGCTTATTCCAGTCCTTGGTTTTATTATTACCTCAATACTTTTTGGTATTGGCATGCTTGTGTTCTTCAGAATCAGGAAATGGAACTACTACGTGATTGTAACTATTGCGGCACTTTCCATTGGACTACTTTTCCAAGTTGTCCTGAATGTACGCTTGCCGTAG
- a CDS encoding tripartite tricarboxylate transporter substrate-binding protein, translating to MKKAVVMVLIALCMMGTVSAAGQAESNVDSWPSEPVTVVCPWAVGGVADVVNRKTATYGMEVLGQPILATNELGAGGNVALTNFLNNEANSHNLIFGAEGAFSIAPNVDGADAILFTYDDYIPIINLYSAVFVLTADSSLGIDDLESLQSYAKNNRMKIAVNGIAGSEAFLAKGLAKDLGIILELVSYNGANLALDAAAKGETALAISHQSQARGSVEAGVLTPVVVFDDKTVNNEVFKNVKGVGEYGYTGFYRNRCFILARKGTDQKIIDKVRQAYMEILQKDDVVELFNTLMIEYDPLTPETIDAHIEAVTEIVKANS from the coding sequence ATGAAAAAAGCTGTAGTAATGGTACTAATCGCACTTTGCATGATGGGAACTGTAAGTGCTGCTGGACAGGCTGAATCGAATGTCGATTCTTGGCCCAGCGAACCTGTTACCGTAGTATGTCCTTGGGCAGTAGGTGGTGTTGCAGATGTCGTCAACCGGAAGACAGCAACCTATGGGATGGAGGTCCTGGGTCAGCCTATTCTGGCAACCAATGAGCTTGGAGCTGGTGGCAATGTTGCACTAACAAACTTTCTCAACAATGAGGCCAACTCACACAACCTGATCTTTGGTGCGGAAGGTGCATTCTCCATCGCTCCAAATGTCGATGGTGCTGACGCAATCCTCTTTACCTATGATGATTACATTCCCATTATCAATCTTTACTCCGCTGTTTTCGTTCTCACTGCAGACTCCAGTCTGGGAATCGATGATCTTGAGAGCCTCCAGTCATATGCCAAAAACAACCGCATGAAGATTGCTGTAAACGGTATTGCAGGTTCTGAAGCCTTCTTGGCAAAGGGTTTGGCAAAGGACCTGGGAATCATCCTGGAGCTTGTCAGCTACAACGGTGCAAACCTTGCCCTTGATGCTGCTGCAAAAGGTGAGACGGCACTGGCCATCAGTCATCAGTCACAGGCACGAGGAAGTGTTGAGGCAGGTGTCCTAACCCCAGTTGTTGTGTTCGATGATAAGACTGTGAACAATGAAGTGTTCAAGAATGTTAAAGGGGTTGGAGAATACGGGTATACTGGATTCTACAGAAACCGTTGTTTCATCCTTGCTCGTAAGGGAACTGACCAGAAAATCATCGATAAGGTACGGCAAGCTTATATGGAGATCCTGCAGAAAGATGATGTAGTGGAACTCTTCAATACCTTGATGATTGAATATGATCCGCTTACTCCTGAGACCATTGATGCTCATATTGAAGCTGTTACGGAAATCGTAAAAGCCAATAGTTAA
- a CDS encoding sulfatase-like hydrolase/transferase encodes MPRQIVFIMTDTTRKDMLGCYGDARMKTPNLDSLAQAGIRYTAAYDCQPVCGPARSALFTGTFPHSNGVVTNNAPLGLNIKTLGQRLSDQGIQAAYTGKWHLDGGDYFGLGICPEGWDPEAWYDMHNFLEELSDEDRIRSRRSETAYDESWSENMTYAHRVSNKAMSYLEKHEEDDFFLVVSYDEPHGPCICPSPFNTMYDGFSFDDNPTFHDDLKTKPLLQRLWAGNDMEKSSEELRANSKMLSLFLGCNSFVDYEIGRVLGQIQKITPGAMVIFTSDHGDMLGSHHLQTKNAAFYQEITNVPLLIKPATSNERNQGVVVDYPASHIDITPTVLDFFNLPIPKLLEGKSMLAQIDNPEIRINDHVFCEFTRYEVDHDGFGGLQMMRSITDGRWKLTINLMDLDELYDLQSDPHEVVNRIGDDSCRDIRNRLHDLLIEHMDETRDVYRGYQWVARSWRSDRVPSWQNSGLTRQRENEEYEPRQWDYDTGLPMEEAVRGKKLYDVKH; translated from the coding sequence ATGCCCAGACAGATAGTGTTTATTATGACCGATACTACAAGAAAAGATATGCTTGGCTGCTATGGGGATGCACGTATGAAAACCCCCAATCTGGATAGTTTGGCACAGGCAGGGATTCGGTACACTGCAGCATATGATTGCCAGCCGGTATGTGGTCCAGCGCGTTCGGCATTATTTACCGGTACCTTCCCTCACTCCAATGGTGTAGTGACAAACAATGCTCCTTTGGGGCTCAATATCAAGACATTGGGACAACGTCTCAGTGACCAAGGGATCCAGGCAGCCTATACCGGTAAATGGCATCTTGATGGAGGAGACTACTTCGGTTTGGGAATCTGCCCGGAAGGGTGGGATCCTGAAGCCTGGTATGACATGCACAACTTTCTTGAAGAGTTGAGTGATGAGGACAGAATACGCTCAAGAAGATCTGAAACAGCCTATGACGAGAGCTGGAGTGAGAATATGACCTATGCTCACCGAGTCTCAAATAAGGCAATGAGTTACCTGGAAAAGCATGAAGAAGATGATTTTTTCCTGGTCGTCTCTTATGATGAACCTCACGGTCCCTGTATCTGTCCGTCTCCATTCAATACCATGTATGATGGTTTTTCCTTTGACGACAATCCAACCTTCCATGATGATCTTAAGACGAAGCCATTGCTCCAACGCTTATGGGCTGGAAATGACATGGAAAAGAGTTCAGAGGAACTTCGAGCAAATTCAAAGATGCTTTCCCTGTTTCTTGGTTGCAATAGTTTTGTTGATTATGAGATAGGAAGAGTTCTTGGACAGATACAGAAAATTACTCCAGGGGCGATGGTAATATTTACTTCCGACCATGGAGATATGCTGGGTTCTCATCACTTGCAGACGAAGAATGCAGCTTTCTATCAGGAAATCACCAATGTGCCACTGCTTATCAAGCCTGCAACATCCAATGAAAGGAACCAAGGTGTTGTTGTAGATTATCCAGCCAGTCATATCGATATAACTCCGACGGTTTTGGATTTCTTTAACCTTCCCATTCCAAAGTTGCTGGAAGGAAAGAGCATGCTCGCCCAGATTGATAATCCTGAGATTAGGATTAATGATCATGTGTTCTGTGAGTTTACCCGTTATGAGGTTGATCATGATGGCTTTGGTGGATTGCAGATGATGCGGTCCATTACCGATGGACGTTGGAAGTTGACCATCAATCTGATGGATCTTGATGAATTGTATGATCTGCAATCTGACCCGCATGAAGTGGTGAATCGGATTGGGGATGATTCCTGTCGTGATATACGGAATCGCCTTCATGATCTTCTTATTGAGCATATGGATGAAACACGTGATGTATATAGAGGATACCAGTGGGTAGCCCGTTCTTGGAGATCTGATAGAGTTCCAAGCTGGCAAAATAGTGGTCTGACTCGTCAACGCGAAAATGAGGAGTATGAGCCGAGGCAGTGGGACTACGATACAGGGCTCCCCATGGAGGAAGCCGTTCGAGGCAAGAAACTGTATGATGTGAAGCATTGA